GTCCACACCGTAGGTCAGCTTGAGGCTGTCCCACTGCTTGGCGAACAGCGCCTTGAGGCTGCTGACTTCGAAGTTCTGCTGCGAGGCGGCAAAGTACACGCCTTTGGAGCCCGCCGGTTTGCCGGTGTTGTAGTACGGGAACGGGTAGAAGTTGTCGTCTTCCTTGCGGTACGAGGCCTGCAGGTAGAAGTCCTGGCCGAGCACATCGCTGTGGTGGTAGTTGGCGTTGAGCAACAGGCGCTTGGTGCGCGGCTCAAGATCGGTGGAGTAGCCGCCGCGCAGTTCGGCGTCTTCCAGATCCGACGGGCCGTTGTAGTTCAGGTTGGGAAAGTAGATACCGGTGCTGCCGTGGTTGCCCGAGTCGTAGTACTGGGCCAGCAGGTCGAGGCTCTGCTCGTCGTTGAACTTCAGGCCCAGGCTGCCAAGCACGTCGATGGTGCGGTTGTACTGCAGGTCGGTCTGGGTGTTGTCGATGAAGATCTGCTCGCCGGCGCCGTCGTAGAAGGCTTCGTTCTGCTCGGCAGACACACCCAGGCGCGCATTGATGCGCTCGTTGCCGCCGCTGATCGACTGGGCGATGCGGGTCGACAGGTCGTCGCTGTTGTTGAAGCCGCTGCTGGCACCCAGCTGGGTTTCAAAGCGCGCCGGGCCTGCTTCGCCCTTCTTGGTGACGATATTGATGATGCCGCCGGTGGCGCCGCCGCCGTAGATGGCACTGGCCCCGGAGAGCACTTCGACGCGCTCGACGTTGAACGGCGAGATGCTGTCAAACTGGCGCGACAAACCCCGCGAGCTGTTCTGGCTGACGCCGTCGATCATCACCAGGACATTGCGCCCGCGCATGTTCTGCCCGTAGTTGGTACGCCCTTCCGGCGCCAGGTCCAGACCCGGGACCAGCTTGCCGATAGCTTCCTTGAGGCTGACGCCGCTGTCGATCTGCTCACGCAGTTGCTGCTGGTCGACCACCCAGACAGTACCGGGGATTTCGCTGATCGAAGTGCTGGTACGCGAGGCGACGCTGACTTCGATGGGCTTGAGGCTGACGCTTTGCGCCGCCGCGCTCTTGCGCAGGATCACCGTATTCTGCGCGCTGAACTGCCAGCTCATGCCGCTGCCGGCCAGCAGGCTCTGCAAGGCCTGGGCAATGCTGTAGCGGCCCTGGAGCGCCGGGCTTTGCCGGCCCGCCACATCCTGGCTGGTGAACAGCAGGTGCAGGCCGGCCTGGTCGGCGAAGGCGGTCAGTGCCTGGTCGAGGTTCTGCGCAGGCAAGTCCAGGGATACTTCACGCTCCTGCTGGGTGCTGGCGCCTTTTACCGGGTCGGCGGCGTGCACCTGCAGGGTGCCGAGCAACGCGGCGACGGCGGTCGAGGCCAGCAGGACGTGTTTGAAATAACCGGTGGAACGGGCGATTGGCTTGAGCGGACCCTTCACTGTTTTCTTCCAGGCAAATGGTTGTAAATGAGAATGGATTGCTGATCAGTCTCACTACGACGATTGGGCGAAGAAGAACTTGCAGTGGGAATTCGAAAATATTTTTTCAGTACTGCAGGTCAGTACACCACAGCCAGCCACGGCAAGTAGGTAACCTTCAGCGCATAGCGCTGTTCAAGGGTGCGCAACAAGCCTTCAGGGTCGTTCAGGTCAAACACCCCGCTGACCTGCAGCGCCGCCAGTTGCTGATCCGACAGCACGATGCGCCCGTGCTGATAGCGCTCAAGCTCGGCCAGCACTTCGCGCAGCGGCTTGCCGTTGAAGATCAGCTTGCCGCGCTGCCAGGCGGTTTGCGCGCGGGCGTCGGGCGAGGTTTCCAGCACCTGCCCGCCTACCTGCGCCTGGCCCTGGGCTACCACCACGCGATTGCGCACGCCATCACGGCGCACGCTGAACACCGCAGCGCTGCCCTGCACCGGTTCGGCGCCGGCATCGACCACGAACGGCCGCGGGTCGGCAGCAGGCTCGAACAAGGCCTCGCCGGCCTTGAGCAGCACGCGGCGCTCACCACTGCTGAATTCCACCGACAGCGCACTGCCACTGTTGAGGGTGACCTGCGAGCCATCGGCAAGGGTGATGCGCTGCTGCTGGCCCACCCCGGTGTGGTAGTCGGCAAGCAGGGCCGGCGCCTGCTGCACACCGCCATAGCCGACCAGCGCCAACACCAGCGAGGCGGCCACGGCCGAGCCCCAGCGCCGCCAACGTGGCGCCGGCGCGGCTACTTCTGCCGCCGCCCGGGTCTGCCCCAGGTCAGCCCACAATGCCTCGGCTTCGCCCGCGGCCTCGGCATGCGCCGGGCTCAGCGCGCACCAGCGCTGGTAGCGTTGGCGGTCAGCGGCGCTGGCGTTGCCCGAATGCAGCAGCACCTGCCAGTCGAGGGCATCATCGGACAAATCGCTGATCGGTTGCGGCGCAGGCATGGCGTAGGCGTCAGTCATGGTTGTGTTTGAGCCAGTCGCGGCAATGGCGCAGGGCCTGGCCGATGTATTTTGCCACCATGCTCTCGGAAACGCCCAGCCGTTGTGCAATCTGCGCCTGGGTCAGGCCTTCGACGCGGTTGAGCAGCAAGGCCTGACGGGCGTTGGCCGACAGTTGCAGCAAGGCTTCATCGAGCAGCTCCAGGCGCTCACTGGCGAGCAACGCAGCTTCCGGTGCCGGCGCCGGGCATGGCACCTGACGCGCCGCTTCGCTGTCGTCGAGGCTACTGCTCATGCGTTGTTCGCGGCGCAAGGTATCGATGGCCAGGTTGCCGGCCACGCGAAAGATGAAGCTGCGTGCATGCAGCACCGGCAGGTCCTGCTGCTCGATCTTCACCAGTTTCAGGTAGGTTTCCTGGGCGACGTCGGCGGCCCGCTGGCGGTCGCTCATGCGCCGGGTCAGGAACTGCAGCAGGTCATCGTAATGTTCCTGGAAGCTTGCAAGCAGCCCGGACACGGGAGACGTCAACATGAAGGATTCGATGGCCAGTGGGAAGAATTAGCGGACGTTAATGAGAACAAGTATCTTTCATAACGTACAGCACTTTCAACGCCGCTGTGCATTTGCCACACTCGGGGCTGTTTTCCTGCGCTGGAGCTATGCCGTGACCCGATACTTACGCCTGTGCCTGGCCCTGCTGTTGATCGGCGGTTTGAACGCCTGCGCCCTGTTGCAGCCCCGCGACCCGGTGAACATCAGCGTGATCGGCATCGAGCCCCTGCCCGGCCAGGACCTGGAACTGCGCATGGCGGTGAAGATCCGTGTGCAGAACCCCAACGAAACCGCAATCGACTACAACGGCATCGCCCTCAACCTTGAGGTCAACGGCCAGCCGCTGGCGGCCGGTGTCAGCGAT
This portion of the Pseudomonas sp. SORT22 genome encodes:
- a CDS encoding TonB-dependent receptor encodes the protein MKGPLKPIARSTGYFKHVLLASTAVAALLGTLQVHAADPVKGASTQQEREVSLDLPAQNLDQALTAFADQAGLHLLFTSQDVAGRQSPALQGRYSIAQALQSLLAGSGMSWQFSAQNTVILRKSAAAQSVSLKPIEVSVASRTSTSISEIPGTVWVVDQQQLREQIDSGVSLKEAIGKLVPGLDLAPEGRTNYGQNMRGRNVLVMIDGVSQNSSRGLSRQFDSISPFNVERVEVLSGASAIYGGGATGGIINIVTKKGEAGPARFETQLGASSGFNNSDDLSTRIAQSISGGNERINARLGVSAEQNEAFYDGAGEQIFIDNTQTDLQYNRTIDVLGSLGLKFNDEQSLDLLAQYYDSGNHGSTGIYFPNLNYNGPSDLEDAELRGGYSTDLEPRTKRLLLNANYHHSDVLGQDFYLQASYRKEDDNFYPFPYYNTGKPAGSKGVYFAASQQNFEVSSLKALFAKQWDSLKLTYGVDLDRERFNADQTTFNALTSSESGGLDLDEASKAARYPSYRVDGISAYAQLDWKATDNLTFSGGARRQQMDVDVGDFKNVPGGNNDYQVNLFNFGAIYDFKNGHQVWSNYGEGFDLPDPAKYYGKPGLSVEDNPLAGIKSRQVELGWRYADLDWDAQAAVYYIWSDKIITTDMATLTINVEEQKSRDFGFEGALTRHLESGWEAGSTLHLVRSQEQDKDGEWIKRDARYASLSKSTAFVGWKGDGRSARLQANHAFTLKDDADHTISGYTTFDLLGSQDTGFGTVSAGIQNLLDKQYSTVWGQRATLFYSPTYGPAYLYDYQGRGRTYTLTWSLAY
- a CDS encoding FecR domain-containing protein, giving the protein MTDAYAMPAPQPISDLSDDALDWQVLLHSGNASAADRQRYQRWCALSPAHAEAAGEAEALWADLGQTRAAAEVAAPAPRWRRWGSAVAASLVLALVGYGGVQQAPALLADYHTGVGQQQRITLADGSQVTLNSGSALSVEFSSGERRVLLKAGEALFEPAADPRPFVVDAGAEPVQGSAAVFSVRRDGVRNRVVVAQGQAQVGGQVLETSPDARAQTAWQRGKLIFNGKPLREVLAELERYQHGRIVLSDQQLAALQVSGVFDLNDPEGLLRTLEQRYALKVTYLPWLAVVY
- a CDS encoding LEA type 2 family protein; this translates as MTRYLRLCLALLLIGGLNACALLQPRDPVNISVIGIEPLPGQDLELRMAVKIRVQNPNETAIDYNGIALNLEVNGQPLAAGVSDRSGSIGRFSEQVLVVPVSITAFSVLRQAVGLSQVRSLDGLPYTVRGKLAGGAFGTRRFSDSGRLNLPQPANATW